In the genome of Leptolyngbya sp. FACHB-261, one region contains:
- the bla gene encoding class A beta-lactamase, subclass A2 — MYGRIEQISQAAQGQVGVAATVLETGESITLNATQRFPMQSVYKFPIGMAVLAQVDQGRLQLEQRVRVEKSDFVSERQHSPIRDENPQGVELSLAELLRYMVSESDGTACDVLLRLVGGPTVVTEYLRDLGVNGIVVADTEKEIGQDQAVQYRNWATPEAMVVLLRALQEGQGLSDSSQALLLRLMTETPTGLRRIKGLLPAGTVVAHKTGSSRTVNGVTAATNDAGLVTLPNGQHLAIAVFVSDSRADYAVREEVIARVARAAWDEWGQ, encoded by the coding sequence TTGTACGGGCGGATTGAACAAATTTCTCAGGCGGCTCAAGGGCAGGTTGGAGTTGCAGCCACAGTCCTGGAAACCGGAGAATCAATTACTCTCAATGCAACGCAGCGCTTTCCCATGCAAAGCGTTTATAAGTTTCCCATTGGCATGGCTGTGCTGGCTCAAGTCGACCAAGGCAGGCTACAGCTAGAGCAAAGGGTCCGAGTTGAGAAAAGTGATTTCGTCTCAGAGCGTCAGCACAGCCCGATTCGGGACGAGAATCCCCAAGGCGTGGAACTCAGTCTGGCTGAACTGCTGAGGTACATGGTGTCTGAAAGCGACGGCACAGCTTGCGACGTGCTGCTGCGACTGGTTGGCGGACCAACAGTTGTCACCGAATATTTACGGGATTTGGGTGTCAATGGCATCGTTGTGGCTGACACCGAAAAGGAGATAGGGCAAGACCAAGCAGTGCAATATCGCAACTGGGCAACGCCCGAAGCAATGGTTGTTTTGTTGCGTGCCTTGCAGGAGGGTCAAGGGCTTTCAGACTCTAGCCAAGCGTTGTTGCTGCGATTGATGACTGAGACCCCTACAGGACTCCGACGCATCAAAGGACTGCTGCCTGCTGGAACAGTTGTCGCTCATAAGACAGGCAGTTCCCGCACTGTGAACGGGGTGACAGCAGCAACCAATGATGCGGGACTGGTCACGCTACCAAATGGACAGCATTTAGCTATAGCGGTTTTTGTTTCAGATTCTAGAGCTGACTATGCCGTACGCGAAGAAGTCATAGCAAGGGTAGCGCGGGCAGCATGGGACGAATGGGGCCAATAG
- a CDS encoding glutathione S-transferase family protein: MAKLTVHGTPISTYVRTVRLLLEEAGADYDIKDVGIFNGDNESAEYLAKNPFGKVPTLEVDGQLIYETAAITDYLDTVLVGNKFSPSDPLTRARMRQIMAIVDSYLYSQAITTIVVQRLIVPSQGGKTDGERVNNAVSPAKKAVEAIEALTVGSPYLLGGEVSIADFYLIPIFIYLSKTPEFDAITAQTPKLRAWWDQAAQHPNVKKVSA; the protein is encoded by the coding sequence ATGGCAAAGCTCACTGTTCATGGCACTCCCATCAGTACTTATGTCCGTACTGTGCGGTTGCTGCTTGAGGAAGCAGGCGCAGATTACGACATTAAAGACGTTGGTATCTTCAATGGCGATAACGAGTCAGCGGAGTATCTAGCCAAGAATCCCTTTGGTAAGGTACCGACACTCGAAGTTGATGGGCAACTGATCTATGAGACAGCTGCCATTACCGATTATCTGGATACTGTCCTAGTCGGAAACAAGTTCAGCCCGTCCGACCCGCTGACGCGAGCGCGGATGCGCCAGATCATGGCTATTGTCGACAGCTATCTCTATTCCCAGGCAATCACAACCATTGTGGTTCAGCGTCTCATTGTGCCCAGTCAGGGCGGCAAAACCGATGGGGAACGGGTGAACAATGCCGTTTCACCTGCCAAAAAAGCAGTAGAAGCGATTGAGGCGCTAACGGTTGGCAGTCCCTATCTGCTTGGCGGCGAAGTGAGCATCGCTGACTTCTACCTCATCCCCATCTTCATCTACCTGTCAAAGACTCCAGAGTTCGATGCAATTACAGCTCAGACTCCTAAACTCCGGGCTTGGTGGGATCAAGCGGCTCAGCATCCCAATGTGAAAAAAGTGTCCGCTTAA
- a CDS encoding alpha/beta fold hydrolase has translation MPIIRVNGIDVYYKLQGSSQNELLLLIAGFASDSSTWAAMMPSLLEEYQVLRFDNRGVGQSSAPDGPYSIQQMAADAAALLAHLGVARVHVAGHSMGGQIAQELALSQPEKIQSLLLLSAWAWGDGKFNALIELFGDLTQKLEGTLYQKVLLPWLFTEKFYSTPGAIDQLIDLIEKQPFPPTSHGLYHQSRAILTSDTSNRLMDIRCPTLVLVGQEDLVTPIKFSQQLSQGIPGAELVMLQGGHAFVVESAEAVAQAMLSYLEKQRRLSSK, from the coding sequence GTGCCAATCATCCGAGTTAATGGCATTGATGTGTACTACAAGCTTCAGGGCTCCAGCCAAAACGAGCTGTTATTGCTGATTGCAGGCTTTGCCAGTGACAGTTCGACTTGGGCGGCGATGATGCCCTCACTGCTTGAGGAGTATCAGGTCCTGCGCTTTGATAACCGAGGTGTAGGACAGAGTTCTGCCCCTGACGGTCCCTATAGCATTCAGCAAATGGCGGCTGATGCTGCTGCCCTGTTGGCTCACTTAGGTGTTGCTAGAGTGCATGTTGCAGGGCACTCGATGGGTGGACAAATTGCTCAAGAATTGGCTTTGTCTCAGCCAGAAAAAATCCAAAGTTTGCTCCTGCTCTCAGCCTGGGCTTGGGGAGATGGCAAATTCAATGCCCTAATCGAATTGTTTGGAGACTTGACCCAGAAATTAGAAGGAACACTTTATCAGAAGGTTCTATTGCCTTGGCTATTTACCGAGAAATTCTACTCAACACCCGGCGCAATCGATCAACTGATTGACTTGATTGAGAAGCAACCCTTTCCACCCACGTCTCATGGGCTCTATCACCAAAGCCGAGCCATCCTGACCAGTGATACCAGCAATCGCCTCATGGATATTCGCTGCCCTACCCTGGTTCTGGTTGGTCAGGAAGATCTGGTGACTCCAATCAAATTCTCGCAGCAACTTAGCCAAGGCATTCCAGGTGCAGAGCTAGTCATGCTTCAGGGTGGCCACGCCTTTGTGGTTGAATCAGCGGAGGCTGTGGCGCAAGCGATGCTCAGTTATCTGGAGAAGCAGAGGCGTCTTTCCTCCAAGTAA
- a CDS encoding alpha/beta hydrolase: MKEDILAKMTEDTRVLVQQMQAHAAPPPPDADPIQLARNGYRQVIPLAGPIEDVAAVEDYQVDSVIPTVPLRLYRPQSQGGNTSPLPALVYLHGGGFVSGGFDTHDRPLRALANASGYVIAAVEYRLAPESPFPAAPEDCFAALQWVIQKAEKLSIDASKIAIGGDSAGGLLATVVCLMSRDRKVSRPIAQVLIYPNTDLASDTPSWHELDFLHPNRSRENFVGQMAMYVTDPEEREQPYASPLRAPDVSGLPPALMITAELDPQRDEGEAYAQRLRDAGCLVTHTRYPGVLHGFFQMGGAIASGRVAIAEVAAYLRLRFNLAS, translated from the coding sequence ATGAAAGAAGACATCCTTGCCAAAATGACCGAGGACACCCGCGTCCTTGTCCAACAGATGCAAGCTCATGCAGCACCACCGCCACCGGATGCTGATCCCATTCAGCTAGCACGCAACGGTTATCGACAGGTCATTCCGCTTGCTGGGCCTATCGAAGACGTAGCAGCTGTTGAGGACTACCAAGTTGATTCAGTTATACCGACTGTTCCCCTGCGATTGTATAGGCCGCAATCTCAAGGGGGCAACACCTCACCACTGCCAGCGCTCGTCTATCTTCACGGGGGTGGCTTCGTCAGTGGTGGCTTTGATACCCACGACCGCCCACTTCGGGCACTTGCTAATGCCAGTGGTTATGTAATTGCGGCAGTGGAGTACCGACTCGCACCAGAGTCCCCCTTTCCAGCTGCGCCAGAAGACTGTTTTGCAGCACTTCAATGGGTAATTCAAAAGGCTGAAAAACTTAGTATTGATGCCTCCAAAATTGCAATCGGTGGTGACAGCGCTGGAGGGCTACTGGCTACCGTTGTCTGTCTGATGAGTCGAGACCGGAAAGTGAGCCGACCAATTGCTCAAGTTCTTATCTACCCTAATACCGACTTGGCAAGTGATACTCCTTCATGGCATGAATTAGATTTTCTGCACCCCAATCGCTCACGCGAAAATTTTGTAGGCCAGATGGCAATGTACGTCACCGACCCTGAAGAGCGTGAACAACCCTATGCATCTCCTTTGCGTGCCCCCGATGTTTCAGGGCTTCCACCTGCCTTAATGATTACAGCAGAACTTGATCCTCAGCGTGACGAGGGCGAAGCTTATGCTCAACGGTTGCGAGATGCTGGCTGTCTGGTTACACACACTCGTTATCCTGGTGTTTTGCATGGCTTCTTTCAAATGGGTGGAGCCATTGCGTCTGGAAGAGTTGCGATTGCTGAGGTTGCAGCTTATCTACGCCTTCGCTTTAATCTAGCCAGTTGA
- a CDS encoding GNAT family N-acetyltransferase — MRIKEVEYDSDEWAAARRIRYSLFYEPVGLPESVLDDSIERVAFRIVLVDGSVVGGCGRLSINDESEGIISQMAVLPKYQGTGAGRTIMLALLDKAKSLGISSLRLSGRLTARGFYEKFGFVAIGASFPSKTTGVEHIEMILRRA; from the coding sequence ATGAGAATTAAAGAGGTTGAGTACGATAGCGACGAATGGGCGGCTGCCCGCCGTATTCGATACTCGCTCTTCTATGAGCCCGTAGGTCTACCAGAATCAGTGCTCGACGATTCAATTGAAAGGGTTGCTTTTCGAATAGTTCTAGTTGACGGCTCAGTGGTGGGCGGGTGCGGTCGATTGTCGATTAATGATGAGTCTGAAGGGATTATCAGCCAGATGGCAGTGCTTCCCAAGTATCAGGGAACTGGCGCTGGACGTACGATAATGCTCGCGCTTCTCGATAAAGCAAAGTCCTTGGGAATTAGCTCCTTGCGTCTGAGCGGACGACTGACTGCGAGAGGGTTTTACGAGAAGTTTGGGTTCGTGGCGATAGGAGCCTCTTTTCCCTCGAAGACTACTGGAGTGGAGCACATTGAAATGATTTTGCGAAGGGCATAG
- a CDS encoding antibiotic biosynthesis monooxygenase, whose translation MATITANDSVVTLISVHSCAPENQVALVSLLTSAAQDIYRNIPGFISASIHKSVDGLAVTNYAQWESLEHFEAAGTNPLVSPFVAQVKPLLTGFEAHLYGISAVVHA comes from the coding sequence ATGGCAACCATCACAGCCAACGATTCAGTCGTTACCCTTATTTCTGTGCACTCCTGTGCCCCAGAAAATCAAGTTGCGCTTGTATCACTACTAACGAGCGCGGCTCAGGACATCTATCGGAATATTCCAGGCTTCATATCAGCCAGCATCCATAAGAGTGTCGATGGTCTGGCAGTGACCAACTACGCGCAGTGGGAAAGTCTCGAGCACTTTGAGGCTGCCGGAACAAATCCTTTAGTTTCACCTTTCGTCGCCCAGGTTAAGCCACTACTCACTGGCTTTGAAGCTCACTTGTATGGCATCTCAGCAGTTGTACATGCCTAA
- a CDS encoding helix-turn-helix transcriptional regulator, with translation MSSDQLSVTFAALADPTRRAILAHLAKGEASVTELAKPFEMSLPAISKHLKVLERAGLITRGREAQWRPCQIQAEPLKDAAAWIEQYRQFWEESFDRLEDYLHELQTQEKQDEQQQ, from the coding sequence ATGTCCTCAGATCAACTGAGCGTCACCTTTGCCGCCCTTGCCGATCCCACCCGGCGCGCTATCCTGGCCCACCTTGCCAAGGGTGAGGCCTCAGTGACCGAGTTGGCCAAGCCCTTCGAGATGAGTCTGCCTGCCATCTCCAAACATCTCAAGGTACTGGAGCGTGCTGGACTGATCACACGGGGTCGGGAGGCGCAATGGCGGCCCTGTCAGATCCAAGCCGAGCCACTCAAGGATGCGGCGGCTTGGATCGAGCAATATCGCCAATTCTGGGAGGAGAGCTTTGATCGGCTAGAGGATTACCTGCACGAATTACAAACTCAAGAGAAACAAGATGAGCAACAACAATGA
- a CDS encoding SRPBCC domain-containing protein codes for MSNNNDSTDAQSEREIVITRVFNAPRELVFKAWTDPKHVAQWWGPKGFTTRVTEMDLRPGGKSRYVMIGPDGTEYPVKGVFREIVPLERIVTTDEFDEGSEKVMNVDLPKGMVMTVLFEDVGSMTKLTLRITHESAEERRKHEEMGVVAGWNSSFDSLDEFLAKA; via the coding sequence ATGAGCAACAACAATGATTCCACTGATGCTCAATCCGAACGCGAGATCGTCATCACTCGCGTCTTCAACGCACCCCGCGAGCTGGTATTCAAGGCGTGGACCGATCCAAAACACGTGGCGCAGTGGTGGGGTCCAAAAGGCTTCACGACCCGAGTGACTGAGATGGACTTGCGCCCAGGTGGTAAATCGCGCTACGTCATGATTGGTCCAGATGGGACGGAGTACCCGGTCAAAGGTGTCTTCCGCGAAATCGTGCCCCTTGAACGAATTGTTACCACTGACGAGTTTGACGAAGGCTCTGAAAAGGTCATGAACGTAGATCTGCCAAAAGGCATGGTAATGACGGTGCTTTTCGAGGATGTAGGCAGCATGACCAAACTCACCCTCCGGATTACGCATGAGTCTGCTGAGGAACGCCGGAAGCACGAAGAGATGGGAGTCGTTGCAGGTTGGAACTCCAGTTTTGACAGCCTTGATGAGTTTTTGGCGAAAGCTTGA
- a CDS encoding VOC family protein translates to MATKIFVNLPVKDLNQSVDFFTKLGFSFNAQFTDETATSMIVSDDIFIMLLTHDKFKSFTPKEICDATKSTEVLVCLSSESREKVDEMVRNAVAAGGSTYNEPQDYGFIYAHGFQDLDGHIWEVMFMEPSAINQS, encoded by the coding sequence ATGGCTACTAAAATTTTCGTAAATCTGCCGGTTAAAGATCTCAATCAGTCCGTCGATTTTTTTACGAAGCTTGGCTTCAGTTTTAATGCCCAATTCACTGATGAGACGGCCACTAGCATGATTGTCAGCGATGACATATTCATCATGCTGTTGACTCATGACAAGTTTAAGAGCTTTACTCCGAAAGAAATTTGTGATGCAACCAAGAGCACTGAAGTACTTGTTTGCTTATCTTCCGAAAGTCGAGAAAAAGTGGATGAAATGGTTCGCAACGCAGTTGCCGCAGGTGGATCGACCTACAACGAACCACAAGACTACGGTTTTATATACGCACACGGATTTCAAGATTTAGATGGGCACATCTGGGAAGTCATGTTCATGGAACCTAGCGCAATAAACCAAAGCTAA
- a CDS encoding bifunctional helix-turn-helix transcriptional regulator/GNAT family N-acetyltransferase produces the protein MDFYFQAGKVALGSRLRRLSEKLTEDAAKIYALYDVALDPKWFPVFYVLSHRDGVSVTEIAQIIGHSHPSVSQIVKEMNKKGLTVVDKDIEDARVSVVRLSDVGKQLVPKIEKQYIDVTQAVDGLLSEAQQDLWQAIEEVEFLLADKSFFDRVKDMRKARERQHIEIIAYSPEFQDDFKRLNCEWIETYFKLEESDYQALNHPDEKILQPGGHIYMARHNGEIIGTCALIKVDSNTYELAKMAVTERARSKGVGWLLGQAAINKASELEARTIYLESNTVLEPAIRLYQKLGFQRVIGQTSPYQRCNIRMELKLVQQHR, from the coding sequence ATGGATTTCTACTTTCAAGCTGGTAAAGTGGCGTTGGGTAGCCGCCTACGCCGACTGAGCGAAAAACTAACGGAAGATGCCGCAAAGATCTACGCTCTTTATGATGTGGCGTTAGATCCTAAATGGTTCCCTGTCTTTTATGTCCTATCGCATAGAGATGGAGTGTCAGTGACTGAAATTGCGCAAATCATTGGTCATTCACATCCATCTGTTAGTCAAATTGTCAAAGAGATGAACAAAAAAGGGTTGACGGTTGTTGATAAAGATATTGAGGATGCAAGAGTCAGTGTTGTGAGGCTTTCTGATGTAGGAAAGCAACTCGTGCCTAAGATCGAAAAGCAATACATTGATGTTACACAAGCTGTTGATGGACTTCTATCAGAAGCGCAGCAGGATTTATGGCAAGCCATTGAAGAAGTCGAGTTTCTACTTGCAGACAAAAGCTTTTTTGACCGTGTCAAAGATATGCGAAAAGCGCGTGAGCGTCAGCATATTGAAATTATTGCCTACTCTCCTGAGTTTCAGGATGACTTCAAACGCTTGAACTGCGAATGGATCGAGACCTACTTCAAGCTAGAGGAATCTGATTACCAAGCTCTTAATCATCCAGACGAAAAAATCTTGCAGCCTGGTGGGCATATCTACATGGCACGTCATAATGGTGAAATCATTGGTACTTGTGCCCTAATCAAAGTGGATAGCAATACTTATGAGTTAGCGAAAATGGCAGTCACCGAGAGAGCTAGAAGCAAAGGTGTCGGTTGGCTGCTAGGGCAAGCTGCTATCAACAAGGCTAGTGAGTTGGAAGCCAGAACAATTTATTTGGAAAGTAATACTGTTTTGGAACCTGCTATTCGTCTTTACCAGAAGTTAGGGTTCCAGAGAGTCATCGGACAAACTTCGCCCTACCAACGCTGCAACATTCGAATGGAACTCAAACTTGTTCAGCAGCATCGCTAA
- a CDS encoding DUF3465 domain-containing protein — MLEILNQAFLIILLKTTGYEQKTATPPGLESRYQPSASLDSLNQLKGRTLKYRLTSLATLQNAFNNRVSNIQVLVLGRVVSLLPDDLNGNRHQRFIVELANSQTLLIAHNIDIAPRISRLRVGDELYIYGEYEWNREGGVIHWTHRDPDRRHVDGWIERNGLIFR, encoded by the coding sequence ATGCTTGAAATACTCAACCAGGCTTTTCTGATCATTCTCCTAAAGACAACTGGCTACGAGCAAAAAACAGCGACGCCGCCTGGACTGGAAAGCAGGTATCAACCATCAGCGTCCCTTGATAGTCTCAATCAGTTAAAAGGTCGCACATTAAAGTACCGGCTGACTAGTCTGGCAACATTGCAGAATGCCTTCAATAACCGAGTCAGCAATATTCAGGTTTTAGTATTGGGTAGAGTAGTCTCCCTTTTACCAGATGACCTCAATGGGAATCGGCATCAGAGGTTTATTGTAGAATTAGCAAATTCGCAAACATTATTAATTGCACACAATATTGATATTGCCCCACGAATCAGTAGATTGCGAGTAGGTGATGAACTCTATATCTATGGTGAGTACGAGTGGAATAGAGAGGGCGGCGTTATCCACTGGACACACCGCGATCCAGATAGACGCCATGTGGATGGCTGGATTGAAAGAAATGGGCTCATATTTCGGTAG
- a CDS encoding GNAT family N-acetyltransferase, translating to MEIRLFRPQDTEQVANLFHETVREVNSRDYSSSQVRAWAPEDLYFRNWAAICSSRFTYIADEEGTVIGFGELEPDGHIDCFYCHKHYQQRGVGRKIYQAIETKAIELNLKRLFVEASITAKPFFQRIGFWVIKEQQVSCRGETFINYAMEKLL from the coding sequence ATGGAAATACGGCTATTCCGTCCGCAAGACACTGAGCAAGTAGCAAACTTATTTCACGAGACCGTGCGTGAGGTTAATAGCCGCGATTACTCCAGCAGCCAGGTTAGAGCGTGGGCACCCGAGGATCTCTATTTCAGAAATTGGGCTGCAATCTGCTCCAGCCGCTTCACATACATTGCAGATGAAGAAGGGACAGTTATAGGTTTTGGTGAGCTAGAACCAGATGGCCATATTGATTGTTTCTACTGCCATAAGCACTATCAACAGCGTGGTGTAGGACGCAAAATCTATCAGGCAATTGAGACAAAAGCCATAGAATTAAATTTAAAGCGCTTGTTCGTTGAGGCTAGTATTACGGCGAAGCCATTTTTTCAACGCATAGGATTTTGGGTTATCAAGGAGCAACAAGTGAGCTGTCGAGGAGAGACGTTTATCAATTATGCAATGGAGAAGTTATTATAA
- a CDS encoding GNAT family N-acetyltransferase: MNIRTESSEDFDAIRQVNIAAFGRTNEADLVDELRKTAPVLSFVAVEDEQVVGHILFSPVSVEGDCTPSCKLLGLAPIGVIPEFQNQGVGTQLVQHSLPECSRLGFSAVVVLGHPEYYPRFGFVPASRKGLTCEYEVPDEAFMVVELQPEALQACSGRVKYRPEFAKV; encoded by the coding sequence ATGAATATTCGGACTGAGAGTTCAGAAGATTTTGATGCAATTCGTCAAGTCAACATAGCTGCCTTTGGTAGAACCAATGAGGCAGATTTGGTTGATGAGTTGAGAAAAACAGCACCAGTTCTCTCATTTGTAGCTGTTGAGGACGAGCAAGTGGTGGGACATATTCTCTTCAGTCCGGTCTCGGTCGAGGGGGACTGTACACCGAGTTGCAAGCTTCTTGGACTGGCACCGATTGGTGTTATTCCCGAGTTTCAAAACCAGGGCGTTGGCACTCAACTTGTGCAACATAGTTTACCCGAATGTTCTCGTTTGGGTTTTAGTGCAGTAGTTGTGCTTGGACATCCTGAGTATTATCCCCGCTTCGGCTTCGTTCCCGCTAGCCGCAAAGGGCTGACCTGTGAATATGAGGTACCAGACGAGGCATTTATGGTGGTAGAGCTGCAACCTGAAGCGCTGCAAGCTTGTAGTGGCAGGGTCAAATATCGCCCAGAGTTTGCCAAGGTATAA
- a CDS encoding class I SAM-dependent methyltransferase, with amino-acid sequence MEDLKQAIAGYSGRDLEQRKTWYSPAAEAYNQVRPRYPQALIHQVVEMAQLSSQSQILEVGCGPATATVAFAQLGCSMVCLEPNPDFHQLAQQNCRAYPHVEILNTSFEEWPLEVERFDAVLAASSFHWISPEVGYPKAAKALRKDGHFILLWNKELQPSYEVYLSLSEVYQAHAPSLKRYEDRDTQEEILRGLGQIATESGQFKNLVSGQVMSEVTYSIDEYLMLLTTYSPYLKLEPQSGEALFAGLRHKVEHEFGGSLQLSYLSAFHIASRR; translated from the coding sequence ATGGAAGACCTAAAACAAGCAATTGCGGGCTACTCTGGCCGAGATCTAGAACAGCGAAAAACTTGGTATTCTCCAGCAGCAGAAGCCTACAATCAGGTGCGGCCTCGTTACCCTCAGGCACTGATTCATCAAGTTGTAGAGATGGCTCAGCTCTCCAGCCAATCGCAAATCCTTGAAGTGGGATGTGGTCCTGCAACTGCTACCGTAGCATTCGCCCAATTGGGATGCTCTATGGTCTGCTTGGAGCCCAATCCAGACTTTCACCAGTTAGCCCAGCAGAATTGCCGAGCATATCCCCATGTAGAGATTTTGAACACATCCTTTGAGGAGTGGCCCCTAGAGGTTGAGAGATTCGATGCCGTTCTAGCAGCTAGTTCTTTTCACTGGATATCTCCAGAAGTAGGATATCCCAAAGCAGCCAAAGCCCTCCGTAAGGACGGCCACTTTATTTTGTTATGGAACAAAGAGCTTCAGCCTTCCTATGAGGTGTATCTAAGCTTGTCTGAGGTTTATCAAGCTCATGCGCCCTCTCTTAAGCGCTACGAAGATAGAGACACTCAAGAAGAAATCTTGAGAGGGTTGGGACAGATAGCAACTGAGTCAGGGCAATTTAAAAACTTGGTATCTGGGCAAGTTATGTCTGAGGTAACTTACAGCATTGACGAATATTTGATGCTTTTGACCACCTACTCGCCCTACCTAAAGCTAGAGCCACAAAGCGGGGAAGCTCTATTTGCAGGATTGAGGCATAAGGTAGAGCATGAGTTTGGGGGCAGTCTTCAGCTTTCCTATCTCTCTGCTTTTCACATTGCCTCAAGGCGCTGA
- a CDS encoding DUF4177 domain-containing protein, translating to MYQWEYKTIKFFAQGALDAGRIDEREIEDILNELGARGWELVTILPGTRANGELWDFVAVLKREVSS from the coding sequence ATGTACCAGTGGGAATACAAAACTATCAAGTTCTTTGCTCAAGGAGCATTAGACGCAGGACGAATCGACGAACGAGAAATTGAGGATATATTGAACGAACTCGGAGCTAGAGGCTGGGAACTGGTCACCATTCTTCCAGGCACAAGAGCTAACGGTGAGCTGTGGGATTTTGTGGCGGTACTCAAGCGTGAGGTCAGTTCGTAG